In Aerococcus loyolae, a genomic segment contains:
- the leuS gene encoding leucine--tRNA ligase codes for MAYNHKTIEKKWQKYWKDNKSFKILEDKSLPKFYALDMFPYPSGQGLHVGHPEGYTATDIVSRMKRAQGYNVLHPMGWDAFGLPAEQYALDTGNDPAEFTQANIGVFKKQIESLGFSYDWDREIDTTDPEYYKWTQWIFTKLFEKGLAYEDEIMVNWCEALGTVLANEEVIDGLSERGNHPVVRRPMKQWVLKITAYADRLLDGLDDLDWPESIKEMQRNWIGRSEGADVTFKVADTDKEFEVFTTRPDTLYGATYCALAPEHPLIKQIVSEGQKQAVADYVEAASHKSDLERTDLAKEKTGVFTGAYAVNPLNGDKLPIWVADYVLVSYGSGAVMAVPAHDQRDYEFAKQFDLPIKAVIEGGDLEKEAYTGDGNHIHSEELDGLGKDEAIQKSIEILEAKGAGQAKTSYRLRDWVFSRQRYWGEPIPVIHWEDGTTTAVPEADLPVLLPEGKDIKPSGTGESPLANFDDWLNVYDEETGLHGKRETNTMPQWAGSSWYFIRFCDPKNKEALVSQEAADYWMNVDLYIGGAEHAVLHLLYARFWNMFLYDLGVVPTEEPFQKLFNQGMILGEGHEKMSKSKGNVVNPDDIVERYGADTLRLYEMFMGPLDASIAWSEDGLAGARRFLERVWRLFIDSDDQLRDRITTIDTGELDKVYNQTVKKVTEDLEKLHFNTAISQMMVFVNEANKAESIPYDYAKGFVQLLAPIAPHLGEELWQRLTGEAGISYVPWPSYDESQLVEESIEIVVQVNGKIKERLQVASGLSQEELSQAAKDSDKVQAAIAGKDVVKVIAVPDKLVNIVVK; via the coding sequence ATGGCTTATAACCACAAGACAATAGAGAAAAAATGGCAAAAATATTGGAAAGACAATAAGAGCTTTAAAATCTTAGAGGACAAGTCCTTGCCTAAGTTTTATGCATTGGACATGTTCCCTTATCCTTCCGGTCAAGGACTCCATGTGGGGCACCCAGAAGGTTATACTGCAACTGATATTGTTTCGAGAATGAAGCGGGCTCAAGGTTATAATGTCCTCCATCCTATGGGTTGGGACGCTTTTGGTTTACCAGCGGAACAATATGCCCTCGATACCGGTAATGACCCTGCCGAATTTACCCAAGCCAATATCGGTGTCTTCAAGAAACAAATTGAATCCCTCGGTTTTTCCTATGACTGGGACCGTGAAATTGACACCACTGACCCAGAATATTATAAGTGGACCCAATGGATCTTCACCAAACTCTTTGAAAAGGGCCTAGCCTACGAAGATGAAATCATGGTTAACTGGTGTGAAGCCTTGGGCACGGTTCTGGCTAATGAAGAAGTGATCGATGGCTTGTCTGAACGGGGCAACCATCCTGTAGTCCGTCGTCCGATGAAGCAATGGGTATTAAAGATTACTGCCTATGCTGACCGTCTCTTGGATGGTTTAGACGACTTGGATTGGCCAGAAAGCATTAAGGAAATGCAACGGAACTGGATTGGTCGTTCAGAGGGGGCCGATGTGACCTTTAAGGTGGCTGATACTGACAAAGAATTTGAAGTCTTTACCACCCGTCCTGATACGCTTTACGGAGCGACCTACTGTGCTTTAGCCCCAGAACATCCACTGATCAAACAAATTGTGAGCGAAGGCCAAAAACAAGCCGTGGCTGATTATGTTGAAGCAGCCAGCCATAAGTCTGACTTAGAACGTACCGATCTCGCTAAGGAGAAGACTGGGGTATTTACTGGGGCCTATGCAGTTAACCCACTCAACGGGGACAAGCTCCCAATTTGGGTGGCTGACTATGTCTTGGTTTCTTATGGAAGCGGTGCGGTTATGGCTGTTCCTGCCCATGACCAAAGGGACTACGAATTTGCTAAGCAATTTGACCTTCCAATCAAAGCCGTCATCGAAGGTGGCGACCTGGAAAAAGAAGCTTATACCGGTGATGGGAACCACATTCATTCAGAAGAATTGGATGGTTTAGGCAAGGATGAAGCCATTCAAAAGTCCATTGAAATCCTGGAAGCTAAGGGCGCTGGCCAAGCTAAGACCTCCTACCGTCTCCGTGACTGGGTCTTCTCACGCCAACGCTACTGGGGTGAACCAATTCCTGTTATCCATTGGGAAGATGGGACCACCACAGCGGTTCCTGAAGCAGACTTACCGGTCTTGTTGCCAGAAGGTAAAGATATTAAACCATCAGGTACTGGAGAATCCCCACTAGCCAACTTTGACGACTGGCTTAACGTTTATGATGAAGAAACTGGCCTCCACGGGAAGCGCGAAACCAACACCATGCCACAATGGGCGGGATCAAGCTGGTACTTTATTCGCTTCTGTGATCCTAAGAATAAGGAAGCTCTCGTTAGTCAAGAAGCCGCTGATTATTGGATGAATGTTGACCTTTATATCGGTGGGGCAGAACATGCTGTTCTTCACCTCCTCTATGCGCGTTTCTGGAACATGTTCCTCTATGACTTAGGGGTAGTGCCTACCGAAGAACCCTTCCAAAAACTCTTCAACCAAGGGATGATCCTCGGTGAAGGTCATGAAAAAATGTCTAAATCAAAAGGCAATGTGGTTAACCCCGATGACATTGTTGAACGTTATGGGGCCGATACCTTACGCTTGTATGAAATGTTTATGGGACCTTTGGATGCCTCAATTGCTTGGAGTGAAGATGGCTTAGCGGGGGCTAGACGCTTCCTGGAAAGAGTCTGGCGCCTATTTATCGATAGTGACGACCAATTACGAGACCGCATTACTACCATTGATACGGGTGAATTAGACAAGGTTTACAATCAAACCGTCAAGAAAGTCACTGAAGACCTGGAAAAATTACACTTTAATACAGCAATTTCGCAAATGATGGTCTTTGTCAATGAAGCTAATAAGGCAGAAAGTATTCCTTACGACTATGCCAAGGGCTTTGTCCAATTACTGGCTCCAATTGCTCCTCACTTGGGAGAAGAATTGTGGCAACGTTTAACCGGTGAAGCTGGGATTTCTTATGTGCCATGGCCAAGTTACGATGAAAGCCAATTGGTTGAAGAAAGCATCGAAATTGTGGTCCAAGTGAACGGTAAAATCAAGGAACGTCTCCAAGTAGCTAGCGGCCTTAGCCAAGAGGAATTAAGTCAAGCAGCCAAAGATTCAGACAAGGTCCAAGCAGCTATTGCTGGTAAGGACGTGGTGAAGGTGATTGCTGTTCCTGATAAATTAGTTAATATTGTGGTTAAATAG